Below is a window of Macadamia integrifolia cultivar HAES 741 chromosome 8, SCU_Mint_v3, whole genome shotgun sequence DNA.
gcgtttctgccgtttcagaaatggaacaaaaagcattagataaaactgttttgtttcacttgttttcagaaatagaaattgaaatttctacctatttatggttcaagaaacgacccaggcgaaacaagccgtttctggaaacgacacatggccattctttcactggttactatcgacttccataaatatgacttatcaaacaccttcaattccgtttctgtttctagaaacggaaatttatgtttttgccatttcttgaaacagaaacgacagaaacgttatcaaacgggccctttgtatcttcttattattttgtaactacagaaaagaaaaggtatCATGATTGCAATTGTCACTAAGGCAGCATTTGTTTCTTTGTAAACATTTTATGTGAaaatattactatttttttagtataaaaatattttatatttttctgcCATTTGGCCTTTTTTGTTGTTGCACATGACCAATGAACACATCTGGACATGATTGAGAGCACTAAAGAATGCAACCATATGATGGGAGTAGAGTCTCCATAGGTGCCAAGAGTACCAACAATCAAGATACCATCACTATTTTGGGAAAACAACACCctgaattttgaaatggaagTCGTTTTCCAACTTTCAGTATTGTATTCAATAAAGCAGTTCCTTCTTTCTAACCCTCGTACACTTTTGTACTGATTTTATACAAATTCTATAAAATCTTATACTGTGAAACAAACGCAGCCCAAGGAAAACAGACATGGGTAGGAACCCCTTACACAGTCAACGGAATTAAATTCCACACATGGATTCTCTGACTGAGACACTTGAAACAAAACCATACTTTTTTCACCTGATTAGTATATCGTTCAAAAATTAAAGTCAAATGAGTTATCAACCCTTCTGATCTCCAAGCCCCACTCACTATGTTTTAAATTGCAATAGTGGACAAATATGGGCATCCCTCACACAGACATGCATTAGATGAAATACAATTAGAAAAGacatttttcccttaaaaaaggagagagagagaggaaaagaaacatACCAGTTATGATTCTTCGTGGGCTAAGCTCCCTTACAGCATCAAGTAGTCGAGATAATGCATCAGGAGTATGAGCATAGTCCACAATAACCCCAAATGCCTGTTCCTCATCTATCAGTTCACACCTACCAGGAACTGCATCAACCTCTTCTATCCCCCTAACAATGTCCTCCAATGGTGCCCCTACAGCAATTCCCACAGCCACTGCTGCTAGGATGTTGTAGACATTGTGTCTTCCAATCAACCCTGATGATATCTCTAATATACCTTGAGGGGTCCTGACCAAGACCTGTGTCTCAAACAGTGAGAGCTCAATCTTCAATGGGTGTACATTCGCACTCATGTTTTCCATTGCGTAGGTCACTACAGGAACATCTGGGTTCCCTTGTGCAATAAAAAACGGCGCACTTGGATCATCAATGTTAACAATCTTTCGATGCCGCTCTGGGTCCACCATCCTTGCAAAAAGTTTTGCCTTGGCATCCCTGTATTCCTCATTAGACCCATGAAAGTCCATGTGATCCCTTGTCAAGTTGGTGAAAACTGCTATATCAAAATCAACCTCATCACACCTCCCAAGAGCAAGCCCATGAGAAGAAGCCTCCATGACAACTGCCTCCGTTCCATTGTGAAGCATCTTTGCCATGAGCTTCTGAACCACAACAGCATCAGGTGTAGTGTGGTCAGGTTCTTCCAACTTGTTATCCCCGTGGACATAATTGGCTACAGTACTCAATAACCCAGTCCTTAAAGCCATTGCTTCATACATGGCTTTAATCAAATAAGCAGAAGTCGTTTTCCCATTTGTGCCTGTGATCCCGATAACGGACAAATTTTTAGATGGATTCCGGTAAAATGAGGCGGCCAATGCAGGAAGGACTGCGTTTGTATCCTCCACGATGACAAGTGCCTTACAACCTAATGTCTCCTCTATATCAATCTCCTTGCTGGCTACCACAGCCACAGCCCCTCTCTTGTCAGCCTCGCTCAAGTACAAATGGCCATCAGTTTTCATCCCAACACAGCACACGAACAGATCACCTGAGCTAACCAACCTCGAATCATGTTGGATTCCAGTAATCTCAACCTCTAAATTACCACAAACAGATACAGGTACAACCTTGCTCTCATCCAAGAGCTCCGCTAAAGTCATTTTAAACTTGGGTTCCACAATTCGAACCTTGGACTTGCCATAACTGTCAAAATCGAGATCAAAGTAAGGGGAAGAAACAGTAGAGCTAGAACTATTCACCTCCTCCTCGAATTTTACTGGGTTCTCTTCGTCGGGTTCCTCCGTAATCACGGTAAGCCCCTGAAGCTCTTTAATTTCCTCCAAGTCCACAACCTCTTCGGGCTCTAGCTCTTCAATTCCTTCAACAGCTGCATTCGCCACCGCCTTTTCTTTCTTGGGGTTGGGCTTCAAGAGGCCTTGTTTGACAAATTCCTTGCGTTTTAGAGCGATAGCCCGATCAATCTCTCCAAACAGGTCATCACCAGAATTCTCAACAGTATCAGACTCTGGGTTGTCAGGAGCATCTTCTTCCTCCGCAAGGGCCGACAGGAAAATGGACTGGTCCTTCTTGAACTGCTCCTCTTGAAGCTTACGGGCACGAGCGGCCTGGCGTTGAATCTGCTGGAATTTGGATATTCCATGTTCGGAATCCTCCGGAGCTTCAGGTGGGTCATCGTCCGCAGGGGTCGGGTAGTGATTTCCGTCGGAGCCAATAGCGACTGTGAGTCGATGAGGTTTTCGGCGAAGAAATGTGAGAAAAGGTAGTGGCCTGAATTGCAGAATTGGTGTGGTGTTCAcatggagagaggagagagactgGAATGAAGGAAAGAAGCcctggagggagagagaagcaGGAGCCATGGGGACTATGTAGAGAGCAGAGACGGTTTTGGGGCAAAGAGATTGGGTTGGGAAATACCGGACGAGGGAAAGAGATACTGTAATTTTAACTGAAATCGCACATCTGAGGTGCGGCTTTGGTTTCTGAAAcggtaaaattttcaaaacttaAGTAGTGTCTGGTTCTGATCTGAAACTCTTGATTCATCTGAGGGTTTAAAAAATCGGTGAATCGGATCAAAAATAGTTCGAATTGCCTGGGAAGGGACTAGGATTGACCCTGATTTCTGTTGTTTCAAATAAGAATATTGCCGACAAGATTCCCTTAATAGATGCGTTTTCAGATCAAATGGTCAATTCTAGAGTTCTTTGTGACCAATTCCAGTCATTGAAATCGGCTTTAAAACCCTATTATTTAAAGAGTTTCGAAAATAAGTGAATTAGATTGAGAATTTGTCAATTCACTTGGGAATCAGCTGATTTCTGTGGTTTCAAATCTGAATAATCTCATCGACATTCATCTAGTATATAGGTTTTCAGATCAAATGGCCAATTCTAGTGTTTTTGGGGTCGATTTTGATCGATTTCACGTCATAATAATTGGAATAGGTATGAtcgatttctattttttaaacttTATTCTTCCAATTGTTTCAAATTATAATTTTCCTATCAGATTTCTCTAATTGGTGGGTTTCCTGATCAAATGGTCGATTCTAGGGCTCTTGGGTCCAATTCTAGCAATTGCAAGCTGATATGAATTGAAACTCAATCTTTTTTGAGCACGATTGATATGTGTCCAAGTGATGATACAATGGCTCTCAATGCGACATCTCTATGAGCATTCATTATtcaggagaggagccggatccaactcatatccaaatccattcctatATTTAAACCTCTGTTTTTCAAGGGTTTAGACATAGACTAGAGAAACTTCTGTTATTCACTACATAGACTAGATAAACTTCCttaaatgaaagagaaaagaaacccGTCTTTTGATGTGAAAAGACCTAATTGCTCCTGTTTCTGTGCATTAATATACAACTGGGCGTGAGAATTTTTtacgagttttttttttttttttttctgattcaatGCTAGAAGAGTAGATGATTGTCTTAcaaatttttaaatgaaattttgacacaaaaatagaaaattcta
It encodes the following:
- the LOC122085447 gene encoding UDP-N-acetylmuramoyl-L-alanyl-D-glutamate--2,6-diaminopimelate ligase MurE homolog, chloroplastic isoform X1, giving the protein MAPASLSLQGFFPSFQSLSSLHVNTTPILQFRPLPFLTFLRRKPHRLTVAIGSDGNHYPTPADDDPPEAPEDSEHGISKFQQIQRQAARARKLQEEQFKKDQSIFLSALAEEEDAPDNPESDTVENSGDDLFGEIDRAIALKRKEFVKQGLLKPNPKKEKAVANAAVEGIEELEPEEVVDLEEIKELQGLTVITEEPDEENPVKFEEEVNSSSSTVSSPYFDLDFDSYGKSKVRIVEPKFKMTLAELLDESKVVPVSVCGNLEVEITGIQHDSRLVSSGDLFVCCVGMKTDGHLYLSEADKRGAVAVVASKEIDIEETLGCKALVIVEDTNAVLPALAASFYRNPSKNLSVIGITGTNGKTTSAYLIKAMYEAMALRTGLLSTVANYVHGDNKLEEPDHTTPDAVVVQKLMAKMLHNGTEAVVMEASSHGLALGRCDEVDFDIAVFTNLTRDHMDFHGSNEEYRDAKAKLFARMVDPERHRKIVNIDDPSAPFFIAQGNPDVPVVTYAMENMSANVHPLKIELSLFETQVLVRTPQGILEISSGLIGRHNVYNILAAVAVGIAVGAPLEDIVRGIEEVDAVPGRCELIDEEQAFGVIVDYAHTPDALSRLLDAVRELSPRRIITVFGCRGESDRGKRPMMTKIATDKSDVVMLTSDNPKTEDPLDILDDMLAGVGWTMQDYLKHGENDYYPPLPNGHRLFLHDIRRVAVRAAVAMGEEGDMVVVAGKGHETYQIEGDKKEFFDDREECREALQYVDELHQAGIDTSEFPWRLPESH
- the LOC122085447 gene encoding UDP-N-acetylmuramoyl-L-alanyl-D-glutamate--2,6-diaminopimelate ligase MurE homolog, chloroplastic isoform X2; the encoded protein is MAPASLSLQGFFPSFQSLSSLHVNTTPILQFRPLPFLTFLRRKPHRLTVAIGSDGNHYPTPADDDPPEAPEDSEHGISKFQQIQRQAARARKLQEEQFKKDQSIFLSALAEEEDAPDNPESDTVENSGDDLFGEIDRAIALKRKEFVKQGLLKPNPKKEKAVANAAVEGIEELEPEEVVDLEEIKELQGLTVITEEPDEENPVKFEEEVNSSSSTVSSPYFDLDFDSYGKSKVRIVEPKFKMTLAELLDESKVVPVSVCGNLEVEITGIQHDSRLVSSGDLFVCCVGMKTDGHLYLSEADKRGAVAVVASKEIDIEETLGCKALVIVEDTNAVLPALAASFYRNPSKNLSVIGITGTNGKTTSAYLIKAMYEAMALRTGLLSTVANYVHGDNKLEEPDHTTPDAVVVQKLMAKMLHNGTEAVVMEASSHGLALGRCDEVDFDIAVFTNLTRDHMDFHGSNEEYRDAKAKLFARMVDPERHRKIVNIDDPSAPFFIAQGNPDVPVVTYAMENMSANVHPLKIELSLFETQVLVRTPQGILEISSGLIGRHNVYNILAAVAVGIAVGAPLEDIVRGIEEVDAVPGRCELIDEEQAFGVIVDYAHTPDALSRLLDAVRELSPRRIITVDILDDMLAGVGWTMQDYLKHGENDYYPPLPNGHRLFLHDIRRVAVRAAVAMGEEGDMVVVAGKGHETYQIEGDKKEFFDDREECREALQYVDELHQAGIDTSEFPWRLPESH
- the LOC122085447 gene encoding UDP-N-acetylmuramoyl-L-alanyl-D-glutamate--2,6-diaminopimelate ligase MurE homolog, chloroplastic isoform X3; the protein is MAPASLSLQGFFPSFQSLSSLHVNTTPILQFRPLPFLTFLRRKPHRLTVAIGSDGNHYPTPADDDPPEAPEDSEHGISKFQQIQRQAARARKLQEEQFKKDQSIFLSALAEEEDAPDNPESDTVENSGDDLFGEIDRAIALKRKEFVKQGLLKPNPKKEKAVANAAVEGIEELEPEEVVDLEEIKELQGLTVITEEPDEENPVKFEEEVNSSSSTVSSPYFDLDFDSYGKSKVRIVEPKFKMTLAELLDESKVVPVSVCGNLEVEITGIQHDSRLVSSGDLFVCCVGMKTDGHLYLSEADKRGAVAVVASKEIDIEETLGCKALVIVEDTNAVLPALAASFYRNPSKNLSVIGITGTNGKTTSAYLIKAMYEAMALRTGLLSTVANYVHGDNKLEEPDHTTPDAVVVQKLMAKMLHNGTEAVVMEASSHGLALGRCDEVDFDIAVFTNLTRDHMDFHGSNEEYRDAKAKLFARMVDPERHRKIVNIDDPSAPFFIAQGNPDVPVVTYAMENMSANVHPLKIELSLFETQVLVRTPQGILEISSGLIGRHNVYNILAAVAVGIAVGAPLEDIVRGIEEVDAVPGRCELIDEEQAFGVIVDYAHTPDALSRLLDAVRELSPRRIITVFGCRGESDRGKRPMMTKIATDKSDVVMLTSDNPKTEDP